The Latilactobacillus sakei subsp. sakei DSM 20017 = JCM 1157 genome includes a window with the following:
- a CDS encoding NAD(P)-dependent malic enzyme, whose amino-acid sequence MALDEIKALHEKHTGVLSIYGELPVKNRTDLGKAYTPGVAGLSKLIQQDPSLARQYTVSGKLIAIITDGSAVLGLGDIGPQGGLPVVEGKALLYKELAGVDAIPLALDQTSVPEFVQTIKNISKSFAGIHLEDIKAPRCFEIEDQLNQVLDIPVYHDDQEGTAIVVLAGLINAAKVVGKSLTDLKVVVNGAGASGLATAKLLANVGIQNITLVDQKGVVRDQSTSLNDYQLKFVQSVQPNTDAHTLAEALVDQDALIGLSVGEIVTEAMVKSMATDPIIFALANPIPEINPALAQKAGAAVIATGSSAYPNQVNNILAFPGLFRGLLENHVNHFETGMEAEIAKALANMIKAPTNEKIVPGVFDDGVVETVVEAVKQYK is encoded by the coding sequence ATGGCTCTTGATGAGATAAAAGCGTTGCACGAGAAGCATACAGGCGTTTTAAGTATTTATGGTGAACTGCCTGTGAAAAATAGAACAGATTTAGGTAAAGCATATACACCCGGTGTTGCCGGATTAAGTAAATTAATTCAACAAGATCCATCCCTCGCACGCCAATATACGGTTAGTGGTAAGTTAATTGCAATTATTACAGATGGTTCCGCAGTGCTTGGGTTGGGCGATATTGGTCCCCAAGGTGGCTTACCAGTCGTTGAAGGAAAAGCACTATTATATAAGGAATTAGCGGGTGTCGATGCGATTCCACTTGCATTGGATCAAACATCGGTTCCAGAATTCGTTCAAACGATTAAGAATATCAGTAAAAGTTTCGCTGGTATTCATTTGGAAGATATCAAGGCACCTAGATGTTTTGAAATTGAGGATCAATTGAATCAAGTGCTCGATATTCCAGTATATCATGATGATCAAGAGGGAACAGCGATTGTTGTCTTAGCGGGCTTGATTAACGCTGCTAAAGTTGTTGGCAAATCATTGACTGATTTAAAGGTCGTTGTTAATGGTGCGGGCGCTTCAGGACTAGCAACAGCAAAGCTATTGGCTAATGTAGGCATTCAAAACATTACACTAGTCGATCAAAAAGGTGTGGTTCGTGATCAAAGTACTAGTCTAAATGATTATCAATTGAAGTTTGTTCAATCAGTTCAACCAAACACAGATGCGCATACGCTAGCAGAAGCGTTAGTTGATCAAGATGCATTGATTGGTTTATCAGTTGGGGAAATCGTAACCGAAGCAATGGTTAAATCAATGGCGACTGATCCCATTATTTTTGCATTAGCCAATCCAATTCCTGAAATCAATCCGGCATTAGCGCAAAAAGCGGGCGCTGCAGTGATTGCGACCGGGAGCTCAGCCTATCCAAATCAAGTTAATAATATTCTAGCATTTCCAGGACTCTTCAGAGGCTTACTTGAGAACCATGTAAACCACTTTGAAACTGGTATGGAAGCCGAGATTGCAAAAGCCTTAGCTAATATGATTAAAGCGCCAACTAATGAAAAGATAGTACCCGGTGTCTTTGATGATGGTGTCGTTGAAACAGTTGTTGAAGCAGTAAAGCAGTATAAATAA
- a CDS encoding sugar-binding transcriptional regulator codes for MAEQTNTDLLINIAQDFYINQLTIADISTKYQVSRYKISKYLDEALTKNIVSITIRSPFARNQELEKQLGVSYPGHHFYVLANTEKNSNDADRFYAFAAQNVQSLIEPLKIIGLSWGDTVYNVIERFKPTTKEQLIFTQFMGENGKYNSLAGSMRMVQKAANKYNSQYSTLNAPLYILNDQVRQLLALEPAIQPTLTTAHQMDLILTTLGTMESLESIPSWHDSLAALFPNIKAKQVVGLLYGRPFDQDGHLLIDSSADKTFGISIDDILKVPIRVAVVNNKFKSYAVAAALRGNFLTDVILDEPTATKILASNV; via the coding sequence ATGGCCGAACAAACAAATACTGATTTATTGATCAATATTGCGCAAGATTTCTACATCAATCAATTAACAATTGCTGACATTTCAACTAAATATCAAGTTAGTCGTTACAAAATTTCAAAATATTTAGATGAAGCATTAACTAAAAACATTGTTTCAATTACAATTAGGTCACCTTTTGCTCGCAATCAGGAGCTTGAAAAACAACTTGGGGTTAGCTATCCCGGCCACCACTTTTACGTACTTGCTAACACTGAAAAAAATAGCAATGATGCCGACCGCTTTTACGCCTTCGCAGCCCAAAATGTCCAAAGTCTCATCGAACCTTTAAAAATTATTGGGCTAAGTTGGGGAGACACTGTTTATAACGTTATCGAACGGTTTAAACCAACAACCAAGGAACAACTTATTTTCACGCAATTCATGGGTGAAAACGGTAAATACAACTCACTTGCCGGCTCAATGCGGATGGTTCAAAAAGCGGCCAATAAATATAATAGTCAATACTCAACATTAAACGCCCCCCTCTACATTCTTAATGATCAAGTTCGCCAATTACTAGCACTTGAACCTGCAATCCAGCCAACCTTAACAACAGCACATCAAATGGATCTCATTCTAACTACTTTAGGAACAATGGAGTCCTTAGAATCGATTCCTAGTTGGCATGATAGTCTAGCCGCTTTATTCCCTAATATCAAGGCAAAACAGGTTGTTGGGTTACTTTATGGCCGACCATTCGATCAAGATGGCCACCTCTTAATCGATTCTAGCGCTGATAAAACCTTTGGCATTTCAATCGACGATATTCTCAAAGTCCCTATCCGAGTTGCCGTTGTTAATAATAAATTCAAGAGTTACGCTGTTGCTGCCGCATTACGAGGCAATTTTTTAACAGACGTTATTCTTGATGAACCCACAGCAACTAAGATTTTAGCGTCAAACGTTTAA
- a CDS encoding alpha/beta fold hydrolase, with amino-acid sequence MKFITSDKVSLDYSDVGVGQPIVFLAGFGASKEIWHAQAIFFEARQFRVIQLDVRNQGLAQHTVKGLRMSRMAKDIAELIASLGLVKPILVGNSMGAACIWAYMSLYSDQQLAKVVVVDQSPKMIADETWHYGFKDLDWTNFPIQLRLDFGRATYRKIDTATNELVTAIKQQQPFDRELDLPLLVDHAFQDWRDVIRQSTRPYLVIAGKKSPYFNPEFAEAVAQMGADGHFEIIEEAGHIVMAEQSGLFNQVLLTFIEA; translated from the coding sequence ATGAAATTTATAACTTCTGATAAAGTGTCACTTGATTATTCAGATGTTGGTGTAGGGCAACCAATCGTTTTTCTAGCCGGCTTTGGCGCTTCCAAAGAAATTTGGCATGCGCAAGCAATTTTCTTTGAGGCTCGTCAATTTCGAGTTATTCAGCTAGACGTCCGTAATCAAGGCTTAGCGCAGCATACGGTAAAAGGATTAAGAATGTCACGAATGGCAAAAGATATTGCGGAATTAATTGCATCACTTGGATTAGTCAAACCAATCTTAGTTGGTAATTCAATGGGTGCCGCTTGTATCTGGGCTTATATGTCACTTTATTCTGATCAACAATTGGCTAAAGTGGTTGTTGTCGACCAGTCACCTAAGATGATTGCTGATGAAACTTGGCATTATGGTTTTAAGGACTTAGATTGGACCAATTTTCCAATACAACTCAGATTAGACTTTGGTCGTGCAACCTATCGGAAGATTGATACAGCGACTAACGAATTGGTAACTGCAATTAAACAGCAACAACCATTTGATAGAGAACTTGATTTACCGTTATTGGTGGATCATGCATTTCAGGATTGGCGGGATGTCATTCGACAGAGTACGCGGCCATATTTGGTAATCGCAGGTAAGAAAAGCCCTTATTTTAATCCAGAATTTGCCGAAGCAGTGGCTCAAATGGGTGCCGATGGTCACTTTGAGATAATCGAAGAAGCCGGACATATTGTGATGGCTGAACAATCTGGCTTGTTTAATCAGGTACTATTAACGTTTATTGAAGCTTAA
- the ftsY gene encoding signal recognition particle-docking protein FtsY, protein MGLFDRIKKAFTLEPEKEPENVDEQATTAEKEADDPAEKSTEKLDDSTGETDSGETPETPETPETPETPETPETPETPETPETPETPETPETPETPETPETPVEEPTEPVVAETPTPVEPEPEVAEPEATAAPEEAVIVTDEPAVSEEATVADDAEAEPVQAAQTEKYDQGLEKSRKTFGQRLNALFANFRSVDESFFDDVEEMLIEADVGYETAMKIADELREEVKLRNVKKPEAVSQAIVEKLVDLYGQEGQQEDNELHFAPEGELTVFLFVGVNGAGKTTSIGKFAHQLEKAGKKVLLAAGDTFRAGAIEQLQEWGRRVSVPVVANKAGSDPAAVAFDAVKRAKEENFDVLLVDTAGRLQNNVNLMKELEKVKRVITREIPSAPQEVLLVLDATTGQNALVQAKQFKSTTDVTGIVLTKLDGSAKGGIVLAVRTELHLPVKMVGLGEQMNDLQLFDPNRFVYGLFKDIIVGDGPQSEIDTDVSQAIK, encoded by the coding sequence ATGGGATTATTTGATCGCATTAAAAAAGCATTCACGTTAGAACCAGAAAAAGAACCGGAAAACGTCGACGAACAAGCAACGACTGCTGAAAAGGAAGCTGACGATCCAGCTGAAAAATCGACAGAAAAGCTTGACGATTCAACCGGCGAGACCGATTCTGGAGAAACACCAGAAACACCAGAAACACCAGAAACACCAGAAACACCAGAAACACCAGAAACACCAGAAACACCAGAAACACCAGAAACACCAGAAACACCAGAAACACCAGAAACACCAGAAACACCAGAAACACCAGAAACACCAGTCGAAGAACCAACTGAACCAGTGGTCGCAGAAACACCAACACCAGTTGAACCAGAACCGGAAGTTGCTGAACCTGAAGCAACAGCAGCGCCTGAAGAGGCAGTTATTGTTACTGATGAACCAGCAGTTTCAGAAGAAGCAACGGTGGCAGACGATGCGGAAGCCGAACCGGTTCAAGCAGCTCAAACTGAAAAATATGATCAAGGTTTAGAAAAATCACGGAAGACTTTTGGACAACGGTTGAACGCCTTGTTCGCTAACTTCAGAAGTGTCGATGAATCTTTCTTTGACGACGTTGAAGAAATGTTAATCGAAGCCGATGTTGGTTATGAAACAGCAATGAAAATTGCAGACGAATTACGTGAAGAAGTGAAGTTACGCAACGTTAAGAAACCAGAAGCCGTTTCACAAGCGATTGTTGAAAAATTAGTCGATTTATACGGTCAAGAAGGACAACAAGAAGATAATGAATTACATTTCGCCCCAGAAGGTGAATTGACAGTCTTTCTTTTCGTCGGCGTTAACGGTGCCGGCAAGACAACTTCAATCGGGAAGTTTGCTCACCAACTGGAAAAAGCCGGTAAGAAGGTCTTACTTGCCGCTGGTGATACGTTTAGAGCGGGTGCAATCGAACAGTTGCAAGAATGGGGCCGCCGCGTTTCAGTACCAGTGGTCGCTAATAAAGCAGGCAGTGATCCAGCCGCCGTTGCTTTTGATGCCGTTAAGCGGGCTAAAGAAGAAAACTTTGACGTCTTATTAGTTGATACGGCTGGTCGTTTGCAAAATAACGTCAACTTGATGAAGGAACTTGAAAAGGTGAAACGCGTGATTACGCGTGAAATCCCAAGCGCCCCTCAAGAGGTCTTGTTAGTATTAGACGCAACGACTGGGCAAAACGCCTTGGTTCAAGCTAAACAATTTAAATCAACCACTGACGTCACCGGAATTGTGTTAACAAAACTGGACGGCTCTGCTAAAGGTGGGATTGTCCTTGCTGTTCGGACAGAGCTACACTTGCCAGTTAAGATGGTTGGTCTAGGTGAACAAATGAATGACTTACAATTATTCGATCCTAACCGCTTTGTTTACGGTTTATTCAAAGACATTATTGTCGGGGATGGCCCACAAAGTGAGATTGATACGGATGTTAGTCAGGCGATTAAATGA
- the smc gene encoding chromosome segregation protein SMC, producing the protein MQLKSLVLSGFKSFADKTEINFSDGLTGIVGPNGSGKSNITEAIRWAMGEQSAKSLRGEKMPDIIFAGTDLRPQMNRAEVTLNFDNSDHYLNQELDNVTLTRRLFRNGDSEFYLNQKSCRLKDIVNLFMDSGLGRESFSIISQGRVEAIFNSKPEDRRNIIEEAAGVLKYKQQKKKAQSELDQTDENLSRIADIVYELKGQVEPLKEQSSIAQDYLEQKAQFNALHQQLLVVEIDQLAADQTQYQAQAKTLAKALGEIESEIQETNKALADNQQEVATLDQEIETANETLLVKSRLAENLQGQENVSKERASYTDANRQNLVDRIAQLETQSTTAKQQQIALKATYTEKVATLTDLKNELATLKRQASGSEAELKAKIEQIRQDYIDQMQAQTTNRNEQQYLEKALLQTKTQLTRQDSSINETSAQLTQMQADKVAKEAQVAQLATDYAALETQLSQLQQQISATQKQYQTEQNNWFQASGILQKAKAKQASLAELNDDYAGFYQGVKAVLKQKQQLPGLLGAVAELMTVPNDYQQAIELALGAQLQQIVTTDEKTAQQAIDYLKRNRLGRATFLPNNVVKPRTLPSSLVNQLQTEPGFIGIASDLIQFDDAVNPVMMHLMGNLIIATELTEAIKIGRLTGHRYRIVTLAGDILSPGGSMTGGHNNRQNNGGLLARKQTLTDLEQQISKMQLALDQKQTKVQALHQDLAEQQAQLEQQQGAFETAKTHYQTQKNELTLLNERLTQFERQQQAADYQVQQQQQSYDADLKRQGELQAAATEIEAQLTQLKADLDAANEQLQHFDQSQEQIRQQQTALETKLAVAQSEQKNVQEKLTDATQLANDLTQQLETSQQALAALQQADSEDAMTQKERRTQLKTTKALIQKLTAELATKRTARETLKATQQTLQANATRVYQLQRNSLAEQEQNAVALNRVKINIDQRLTTLREDYQLSYEAAKSALQASDLTNDQLKSKLKLLKLGLADLGTVNLAAIEDYQRVKERYDFLMQQDADLLDAKSQLLASMAEMDAEVEKRFKQTFDQTAAAFEEIFPMMFGGGHASLTLTDPSALLTSGIDIIAQPPGKKLQRLSLLSGGERALTAITLLFAILKVRPVPFCILDEVEASLDEANVDRFGRFMKRYESETQFIVITHRKGTMTQANRLYGVTMAESGISKIVSVSLEEHETA; encoded by the coding sequence ATGCAGTTAAAATCATTAGTCTTATCAGGCTTTAAATCATTTGCTGATAAGACAGAAATTAATTTTTCAGACGGCTTAACCGGCATTGTCGGCCCGAACGGGAGCGGTAAGAGTAATATCACAGAAGCAATTCGTTGGGCGATGGGCGAACAATCGGCCAAGAGCTTGCGTGGCGAGAAGATGCCCGATATTATTTTTGCCGGTACTGATTTACGGCCTCAGATGAACCGCGCCGAAGTTACGTTGAATTTCGATAATAGTGACCACTATTTAAATCAAGAACTAGATAATGTGACGTTAACCCGTCGCCTATTTCGTAACGGTGATAGTGAGTTTTATTTAAATCAAAAAAGTTGTCGATTAAAGGATATCGTCAACTTATTTATGGATTCTGGCTTAGGGCGAGAATCTTTTTCAATTATTTCGCAAGGTCGGGTTGAAGCTATATTTAACAGTAAACCTGAGGATCGGCGCAATATCATTGAAGAAGCTGCCGGTGTTTTAAAATATAAGCAACAAAAGAAAAAGGCTCAATCGGAATTAGATCAAACCGATGAAAATTTAAGTCGGATCGCCGATATTGTTTACGAATTAAAGGGACAAGTTGAACCGCTCAAAGAACAAAGCAGTATCGCGCAAGATTATTTGGAACAAAAAGCGCAATTTAACGCCTTACATCAACAATTGTTAGTCGTTGAAATTGATCAATTAGCAGCGGATCAAACGCAATACCAAGCGCAAGCCAAGACACTCGCTAAGGCACTAGGCGAGATTGAAAGTGAGATTCAAGAAACCAATAAGGCGTTGGCCGATAACCAACAGGAAGTCGCAACGTTGGATCAAGAAATTGAAACGGCCAATGAAACCTTGTTGGTTAAGAGTCGCTTGGCTGAAAATTTACAGGGTCAAGAAAATGTTTCTAAGGAACGGGCTAGCTATACTGATGCTAATCGTCAAAACTTGGTCGATCGAATCGCCCAATTAGAAACGCAGTCAACAACGGCTAAGCAGCAACAAATAGCACTCAAGGCAACATACACAGAAAAAGTTGCGACATTAACTGACTTGAAAAATGAGTTAGCAACCTTGAAACGACAAGCATCAGGTAGTGAGGCCGAATTAAAGGCGAAGATTGAACAGATCCGCCAAGACTACATCGATCAAATGCAAGCCCAAACAACCAATCGCAACGAACAACAATATCTAGAAAAAGCCTTGCTACAAACGAAGACACAATTAACGCGCCAAGATAGCTCAATCAATGAAACCAGTGCGCAATTGACACAGATGCAAGCTGACAAGGTGGCCAAAGAAGCACAAGTTGCCCAATTAGCAACAGACTACGCGGCTTTAGAAACGCAACTAAGTCAATTACAACAACAAATCAGTGCGACACAAAAGCAATATCAAACGGAACAAAATAATTGGTTCCAAGCTTCTGGTATTTTACAAAAGGCAAAAGCCAAACAAGCCAGTTTAGCTGAATTAAACGATGATTACGCCGGCTTTTATCAAGGTGTCAAAGCGGTCTTGAAGCAAAAACAACAATTACCTGGTTTACTGGGTGCGGTTGCTGAATTAATGACAGTGCCTAATGACTATCAACAAGCGATTGAATTAGCATTAGGGGCACAATTGCAACAAATTGTTACGACAGATGAAAAGACGGCGCAACAAGCAATCGATTATTTGAAACGTAATCGACTGGGTCGAGCCACCTTTTTACCAAATAATGTCGTGAAACCGCGGACTTTACCAAGCAGTTTGGTGAACCAACTACAAACAGAACCCGGTTTTATTGGTATTGCGAGCGATTTAATTCAGTTCGACGATGCTGTTAACCCGGTCATGATGCATTTGATGGGGAATTTAATTATCGCCACTGAATTGACAGAAGCAATTAAGATTGGCCGTCTGACAGGACATCGGTACCGAATTGTCACTTTAGCAGGTGATATTTTAAGTCCAGGGGGTTCAATGACTGGGGGCCATAATAATCGCCAAAATAATGGTGGTTTATTGGCACGGAAGCAAACATTAACAGATTTGGAACAACAAATTAGTAAAATGCAATTGGCCTTGGATCAAAAGCAAACCAAGGTACAAGCTTTACACCAAGATTTGGCAGAGCAACAGGCGCAACTTGAACAACAACAAGGTGCCTTTGAAACAGCTAAGACGCATTACCAAACACAAAAAAATGAGTTGACGTTATTAAACGAACGTCTTACGCAATTCGAACGCCAACAACAAGCGGCTGATTATCAAGTTCAACAACAACAACAAAGTTACGATGCGGACTTGAAACGCCAAGGCGAATTACAGGCAGCAGCTACCGAAATTGAAGCACAACTCACGCAGTTAAAAGCGGACCTGGATGCGGCCAATGAACAACTACAACATTTTGATCAAAGCCAAGAACAGATTCGCCAACAACAAACCGCTTTGGAAACGAAGTTGGCAGTTGCGCAGTCCGAACAAAAAAATGTACAAGAAAAACTTACTGATGCCACGCAATTGGCTAACGATTTAACGCAACAACTCGAAACGAGCCAACAAGCGCTCGCAGCATTGCAACAAGCTGATTCTGAAGATGCGATGACGCAAAAAGAACGGCGGACGCAACTGAAGACCACTAAAGCACTAATCCAAAAACTTACTGCCGAATTGGCAACAAAACGGACGGCGCGAGAAACGCTGAAGGCCACGCAACAAACGTTACAAGCTAACGCAACGCGTGTCTACCAATTGCAACGGAATTCTTTAGCTGAGCAAGAACAAAACGCGGTTGCTTTAAACCGTGTTAAGATTAATATTGACCAACGCTTAACGACATTGCGCGAAGATTATCAGTTGAGTTATGAAGCGGCTAAATCGGCTTTACAAGCTTCCGATTTAACGAATGACCAATTGAAGTCAAAACTCAAACTTTTGAAATTAGGCTTAGCTGATTTAGGGACTGTCAATTTAGCGGCTATTGAGGATTATCAACGGGTTAAGGAACGTTACGATTTCTTAATGCAACAAGATGCCGATTTATTGGACGCCAAGTCACAATTATTAGCGTCGATGGCTGAAATGGATGCAGAAGTTGAAAAACGCTTCAAGCAAACGTTTGACCAAACCGCAGCGGCCTTTGAAGAAATCTTCCCAATGATGTTTGGCGGTGGGCACGCGTCATTAACCTTGACGGATCCATCTGCTTTATTAACCAGTGGGATTGATATCATTGCACAACCACCTGGCAAAAAACTACAACGCCTTAGCCTGTTATCAGGTGGCGAGCGCGCATTAACGGCGATTACGTTGTTATTTGCCATTTTAAAAGTGCGGCCCGTACCGTTTTGTATTTTGGACGAAGTGGAAGCGTCATTGGATGAAGCCAATGTCGATCGCTTCGGTCGTTTTATGAAACGCTATGAGAGTGAGACGCAATTTATCGTTATTACGCATCGCAAGGGCACCATGACCCAAGCCAACCGGTTATACGGGGTAACAATGGCAGAATCAGGCATCTCGAAGATCGTATCCGTCTCGTTAGAAGAACACGAAACCGCCTAG